TTTCACGACTCTCCCGGCGGAGTCGTTCCCGCCGGCCGACTGACGACGCTGTTCCCGGGGTGCTGGCCGTCTCCGCCGCGAACTATTGTTGGCGAACGTTAATGATGGATGCGGTGGTCGCTACCTAGTGTCATGCACTTCGACCGCGAGGAGTCGCTTTCGCGGCTCCGCGAGACAGTGGAATCGGGGGAGCCGATCATCGGTGCCGGCGCGGGGACGGGGATGTCAGCGAAGTTCGCCGAGCGCGGCGGCGTCGACCTGCTGATCATCTACAACTCCGGACGCTACCGGATGAACGGGCGCGGGTCGCTCGCCGGCCTGCTGCCGTACGGCGACGCGAACGAGATCGTCGTCGACATGGGGCGGCAGGTGCTGCCCGTCGTCGAGGATACGCCCGTGCTGGCCGGCGTCAACGGGACCGACCCATTCCGGGAGATGGACGTGTTCATCGAGGACCTCAAGCGCCGGGGATTCTCGGGCGTCCAGAACTTCCCGACGGTGGGGCTGATCGACGAGGACAGCGGGTTCCGGCAGAACCTGGAGGAGACGGGGATGGGGTACGACAGGGAGGTCGAGATGATCCGCGAGGCCGCCGACCAGGGGATGCTCACCTGCCCGTACGTGTTCACCGAGGAGCAGGCCCGCACGATGGCCGAGGCGGGGGCGGACGTGGTCGTCTCGCACATGGGCCTGACGACCTCCGGCGACATCGGGGCGGAGACGGCGCTCGACCTCGAAACCGCCGCCGAGCGCGTGCAGGCCCACCACGACGCCGCGAAGGAGGTGAACGAGGACGTCATGGTGATCTGCCA
The genomic region above belongs to Halostella salina and contains:
- a CDS encoding phosphoenolpyruvate hydrolase family protein, translated to MHFDREESLSRLRETVESGEPIIGAGAGTGMSAKFAERGGVDLLIIYNSGRYRMNGRGSLAGLLPYGDANEIVVDMGRQVLPVVEDTPVLAGVNGTDPFREMDVFIEDLKRRGFSGVQNFPTVGLIDEDSGFRQNLEETGMGYDREVEMIREAADQGMLTCPYVFTEEQARTMAEAGADVVVSHMGLTTSGDIGAETALDLETAAERVQAHHDAAKEVNEDVMVICHGGPIAWPDDAEYVLQHTEGVVGFFGASSIERLPTEEAIENQTREFKGIDLG